The Cloeon dipterum chromosome X, ieCloDipt1.1, whole genome shotgun sequence genome includes a window with the following:
- the LOC135947045 gene encoding UPF0547 protein C16orf87 homolog — protein sequence MISKGCPKCKNQVAVACKACPCGHIFFTARNRARTLDSLIVPSSSNAGENQGQRRTERVKREKPKFYDSLQYENKLKKRRKTKITQPVYEEEKDEEEEDSDPKNKKRRVLKKVQEDEEDPMISLSNERLQQCAIELAELNRKINSVSWKI from the exons ATGATCTCTAAAGGGTGCCCGAAATGCAAGAACCag GTGGCTGTCGCTTGCAAAGCGTGCCCCTGCGGTCACATCTTCTTCACCGCTCGCAACAGAGCACGCACCTTGGACAGCTTGATCGTGCCATCATCAAGCAATGCTGGTGAAAATCAGGGACAGAGGAGAACAGAGAGGGTCAAGCGTGAGAAGCCTAAGTTCTACGACTCATTGCAGTACGAAAACAAACTGAAAAAG agaagaaaaacaaaaataactcaACCCGTTTATGAGGAGGAAAAGGATGAAGAAGAGGAAGATTCAGACCCGAAGAACAAGAAAAGGAGAGTCCTGAAGAAGGTTCAGGAGGATGAGGAGGATCCTATGATAAGCTTGTCAAATGAAAGGCTTCAGCAGTGTGCCATAGAATTGGCAGAGTTGAATCGAAAAATCAACTCGGTGTCATGGAAGATTTAA
- the cin gene encoding gephyrin — MIRCGVLTVSDRCSAGGAEDKSGPALIKLLEGQKKHQYTIEQATVIPDEKSQIEAVLKHWSDDLHLDLVLTTGGTGFAPRDVTPEATKSVLDSEAPGIVIAMMTASLSITPMAMLSRSVAGVRGQTLIVNLPGSPKGASENAETALRAIPHAVALLKGDIKNVEKVHQKLHCGCSHEPEHVGDITKVAHRPRKSPYPMISVNAALKIIYTEVESLQKAYKMPIHLALGCIAAEDAVSLCNIPPYAASVKDGYAVLSADGAGERQVVGDVLAGGNLQMKLFQPGECLRITTGAAVCGGADAVVQVEDTELLLSTPDGREELKINIIDAPQKGQDIRPVGSDLAIGQVVVERGNEIGPAQVGALASAGVKTILTYKRPKIAVLSTGNEIQDISSPSPGPFVIYDSNRPTLIALLTQQGFQVEDLGIAKDDPDAIAETLKKGFASADVVVSSGGVSMGEKDFLKHILITKFLAKIHFGRVNMKPGKPTTFATCDFKGQKKLVFALPGNPVSATVTCHLFALPALRVMAGFSSGYSREITVQLAETITLDSRPEYCRAVLERAPVPTKSVPVAHLTGNQMSSRLLSLQSGSVLIELPGGTKEKGTLQRGELVKALLI, encoded by the exons ATGATTCGGTGTGGAGTCCTGACAGTGAGTGATCGGTGTTCTGCTGGGGGAGCTGAAGACAAAAGTGGTCCGGCCTTAATCAAGCTGCTGGAAGGTCAAAAGAAACACCAGTACACAATCGAACAGGCGACAGTTATCCCAGACGAAAAGAGTCAAATCGAAGCAGTTCTCAAGCATTGGTCGGACGATTTACACCTTGATTTGGTTTTAACCACTGGAGGCACTGGATTTGCTCCTCGTGATGTTACACCAGAGGCCACCAAGTCCGTGCTGGACTCGGAGGCGCCTGGAATCGTGATTGCCATGATGACAGCCAGCCTCAGCATCACTCCAATGGCCATGCTCTCTCGATCAGTCGCAGGAGTCAGGGGACAAACCCTGATCGTTAACCTGCCAGGAAGTCCTAAAGGCGCCTCAGAAAATGCGGAAACTGCCTTGAGAGCAATTCCGCATGCAGTAGCACTTCTTAAGGGAGACATCAAGAATGTTGAAAAG gtGCACCAAAAGCTGCACTGTGGCTGCAGTCACGAGCCTGAACATGTTGGAGATATTACCAAAGTTGCACACCGACCTCGCAAGTCCCCGTATCCAATGATAAGCGTCAACGcagctctaaaaataatttacaccGAAGTTGAGTCTCTCCAAAAAGCTTACAAGATGCCTATTCATTTAGCGCTGGGCTGTATTGCGGCGGAAGATGCCGTTTCTCTTTGCAACATTCCTCCGTATGCAGCGTCAGTCAAGGATGGCTACGCTGTCCTGAGCGCTGATGGGGCTGGTGAGCGACAAGTGGTTGGTGATGTGCTTGCAGGAGGCAATCTTCAGATGAAATTGTTTCAACCAGGCGAGTGTTTAAGAATTACCACGGGAGCAGCTGTTTGTGGTGGAGCAGATGCTGTTGTTCAG GTGGAAGACACAGAGCTGCTTCTGTCCACGCCTGACGGTAGAGAGGAGCTGAAAATAAACATCATTGATGCGCCTCAAAAAGGCCAAGATATAAGGCCAGTTGGAAGCGACCTTGCAATCGGACAGGTTGTGGTTGAGAGGGGAAACGAAATCGGACCTGCGCAGGTTGGCGCCCTCGCTTCAGCCGGCGTGAAGACAATATTGACTTACAAGCGGCCCAAGATTGCCGTGCTCTCCACAGGGAATGAAATTCAAGATATTTCATCTCCCTCGCCTGGTCCATTTGTCATTTACGACTCAAACCGACCCACTCTGATCGCCTTATTAACCCAGCAAGGATTCCAAGTTGAAGATTTGGGAATCGCTAAAGACGACCCAGACGCGATCGCCgaaaccctgaaaaaaggtTTCGCCAGTGCCGACGTGGTGGTCAGCTCAGGAGGCGTGTCCATGGGCGAGAAGGACTTCctgaaacacattttaatcACCAAATTCCTGGCCAAGATTCACTTTGGTAGAGTTAACATGAAGCCAGGCAAACCAACAACATTCGCCACCTGCGACTTCAAAGGCCAGAAGAAACTGGTATTCGCCCTGCCAGGAAACCCAGTCTCCGCTACTGTCACCTGCCACCTGTTCGCCCTGCCAGCCTTGAGGGTCATGGCCGGCTTCAGCAGTGGTTATTCCAGAGAAATCACTGTCCAACTCGCAGAAACCATCACCCTCGACTCCAGGCCCGAATACTGCCGAGCAGTCCTCGAGAGGGCACCGGTGCCAACAAAAAGCGTGCCGGTGGCCCATTTAACTGGAAATCAAATGAGCAGCCGACTGCTCAGCCTGCAGAGTGGCAGTGTTCTGATTGAGCTGCCTGGAGGaacaaaagaaaagggaaCGCTGCAGAGAGGAGAACTGGTTAAAGCGCTGCTTATCTAG
- the LOC135947042 gene encoding tRNA (adenine(37)-N6)-methyltransferase codes for MAQHLGADPSKLENLKTNKNVMDQQINVARCELKNLRQQIQSLGHVHKKEMEKIKDILKAPEAFLLQEPPNLLEGKSRSEPQQPSSSLSQTPHTVDFQIIGYISSWFAEKKGTPRQPGICKESTAKLTLRKELFTNPEHTLEGLGNFSHLWLIFHFHKNEKGHVKAKVAPPRLNGERVGVFGTRSPHRPSPIGLSLVKIEKVQGASIYFSGVDMVDGTPVLDIKPYIPHYDSPWCINQEDDEDESTLNAGLYREVATGSSSEDEATFSATSFSPAPNTPNRSISCREEPDGEEDLPGAAAVRSKPVACALAPQSPSKNEAVQPTVKVPSWIDQPPVVRLNVRFSERAVIQLVENSQDTKHMISAISSVLREDPRSVYLRDRWANHFYSFLIKDLSISCKFDDRAKVVTVFQVKPSKKCDTCGEMEWQCAINAKCESKKH; via the exons ATGGCACAACATTTAGGTGCGGACCCatctaaattagaaaatttgaagacaaataaaaatgtcatgGACCAACAGATCAACGTTGCTAGATgtgaactgaaaaatttaag gCAGCAAATTCAGTCACTTGGGCATGTGCACAAGAAGGAAATGGAGAAGATCAAAGATATACTGAAAGCTCCAGAGGCCTTTCTTCTGCAGGAACCACCAAATCTCTTAGAAGGGAAGTCAAGATCTGAACCGCAGCAGCCGTCATCGTCTTTGTCACAAACTCCACACACAGTGGACTTTCAAATAATTGGTTATATCTCATCTTGGTTCGCTGAGAAAAAAGGAACTCCGCGTCAACCAGGCATTTGCAAAGAGAGCACAGCCAAGTTGACTTTGAGAAAGGAACTGTTCACCAACCCTGAGCACACCCTTGAAGGCCTTGGAAACTTCTCACATCTATG gttaatatttcattttcataaaaatgaaaagggtCACGTCAAAGCCAAGGTGGCTCCTCCGAGGCTGAATGGTGAAAGAGTTGGTGTTTTTGGCACCAGAAGCCCTCACAGGCCATCCCCCATAGGCCTTTCTCTAGTGAAGATTGAAAAAGTCCAAG gtgcctcaatttatttctccgGAGTGGACATGGTGGATGGCACTCCAGTGCTGGACATAAAACCGTACATACCACACTATGACAGCCCGTGGTGCATCAACCAAGAGGACGACGAAGACGAATCAACGCTGAACGCAGGCCTTTACCGAGAGGTGGCCACTGGTAGCTCCAGCGAAGACGAAGCCACATTTTCAGCTACCAGTTTTAGTCCAGCCCCCAACACACCAAACAGGTCCATCAGCTGCAGAGAGGAGCCGGACGGGGAGGAAGATTTGCCAGGTGCCGCGGCTGTTCGAAGCAAACCTGTCGCCTGTGCATTAGCACCTCAGTCGCCTTCAAAGAATGAAGCAGTGCAACCCACGGTGAAAGTACCTTCCTGGATTGATCAACCTCCTGTTGTCAGACTGAATGTCAG ATTTAGCGAAAGAGCCGTGATCCAACTTGTAGAAAATTCGCAGGACACCAAGCACATGATTTCCGCAATAAGCAGCGTGTTGCGAGAAGACCCAAGGTCCGTCTACCTGAGAGACCGGTGGGCCAACCACTTCTACTCGTTCCTCATCAAGGATCTCAGCATTAGTTGCAAGTTTGATGACAGAGCCAAGGTGGTCACGGTTTTTCAGGTTAAGCCGTCAAAAAAGTGTGATACTTGTGGAGAAATGGAATGGCAGTGTGCAATCAATGCTAAATGCGAGTCGAAAAAACACTGA